CCGCGGTGTGCGTGATGGCGCTGCTGCCGGTGACGATCGCGGTGCTGACCAACGACTACAAGGCGGGCGGCGGCTGGGCCGGGGCACTGGGCGTGGCCCAGACCCTGCCGCTGCTGCTCGCCGTGACCCGGCCGCGCACCGCGTGGGGCCTGGTGCTCGTCGCCGACACGGTGGGGGCCGCGGTACTGACCCAGGCCGACGGGGTCGCCGGGCACGCCTGGCCCTGGACCCCGATGGTGATCATCGGCTACCTGGTGCTGATGGCCTGCCTGGGACTGCGCGAGTCCATCCGGACCCTGGTCGGGGTGTGGCTGGTGACCGGGGTGACGGGGGCACTGCTGACCGCCTTCGAACCGGACGGGGTGACCAACACGGTCGCCCTGCTGTTCGTCCTGGCCGGGGTGATGCTCGCGCTGACGGGAGCACTGCGCGGGCTCGGCGACGCCCGCCAGAAGGTCGCCGAGCAGGAGAGCATCAGCGAGGCCGAGCGCGCCCGCCGCACCTTGCTGGAGGAACGGGCCCGCATCGCGCGGGAGTTGCACGACGTGGTGGCCCACCACATGTCGGTGATCACGGTGCAGGCGGATTCGGCGCCGTACCGGCTCCCCGGCATGGCGGAGCCGGTACGCGAGGAGTTCGCCGCCATCGCGTCGAGCGCGCGCGAATCGCTGGGCGAGATGCGGCGGCTGCTGACGGTGCTGCGCGGCGACGAGGCGAACGGCGCCGACCGGACCCCGCAGCCGGGTCTCGGCCGGTTGCAGCAGCTGGTGGAGGCGACCGTACGGGCCGGGCAGCCGGTGGAGTTGGCGCTGGCCAAGGGCGCGGCCGGGGCGGCTCCGCCGGCCGTGGACCTGTCGGCGTACCGGATCGTCCAGGAGGCGCTGGCCAACGTGGTGCGGCACGCGCCGGGGGCTACGACGCGCATCTCGGTGACCTTCGACGAGGAGGAGCTCCTCGTGCTGGTGGTCAACGGTCCCGCGCGGGACGCGGTGGTGGCGCTGGAGACCTCGGGCACCGGGCACGGGCTGGTGGGGATGCGGGAGCGCGTACGGTTGACGGGCGGGACGCTGGACACCGGTCCGCTGCCCGACGGCGGCTTCCGGGTCGCCGCCCGCATGCCCATCAACACCGCTCCCGAGGAACCAAGTTGACCATCCGCGTGATCATCGTCGACGACCAGGCCATGGTGCGGGCGGGTTTCGCCGCACTGTTGTCGGCGCAGGCCGACATCGACGTGGTGGGCGAGGCGCCCGACGGACGCCAGGGGATCCAGGTCTCCCGCACCGTCCACCCCGACGTGGTGCTGATGGACGTCAGGATGCCCGAGATGGACGGCCTCAGCGCCGCCCGCGAGCTCCTCGATCCCCCGCCGGGGGTGGTGCACCGGCCGAAGGTGCTGATGCTGACCACCTTCGACATCGACGACTACGTGTACGAGGCCCTGCGCGCGGGCGCCTCCGGCTTCCTGCTGAAGGACGCCCCGCC
This genomic interval from Streptomyces sp. NBC_00193 contains the following:
- a CDS encoding sensor histidine kinase, coding for MALRTPARAAEPLLAQAPEAWQRLLPYAVTAVCVMALLPVTIAVLTNDYKAGGGWAGALGVAQTLPLLLAVTRPRTAWGLVLVADTVGAAVLTQADGVAGHAWPWTPMVIIGYLVLMACLGLRESIRTLVGVWLVTGVTGALLTAFEPDGVTNTVALLFVLAGVMLALTGALRGLGDARQKVAEQESISEAERARRTLLEERARIARELHDVVAHHMSVITVQADSAPYRLPGMAEPVREEFAAIASSARESLGEMRRLLTVLRGDEANGADRTPQPGLGRLQQLVEATVRAGQPVELALAKGAAGAAPPAVDLSAYRIVQEALANVVRHAPGATTRISVTFDEEELLVLVVNGPARDAVVALETSGTGHGLVGMRERVRLTGGTLDTGPLPDGGFRVAARMPINTAPEEPS